The Leuconostoc lactis genome includes a window with the following:
- a CDS encoding helix-turn-helix domain-containing protein, whose amino-acid sequence MQIGEKIKIIRENKKLSQEDMAKSLHVSYQAVSNWERGKSYPDISNIIMISDLYSISLDELIREDKNYKDILLEKKVSGIADAILNIIFLLCAVMLLIYMMVENKLTSDNSFYIILTILVIIHTSVDLLKLLPKKSV is encoded by the coding sequence ATGCAAATAGGTGAAAAAATAAAAATCATTCGTGAAAACAAAAAACTGTCACAAGAAGATATGGCTAAAAGTTTACACGTATCGTATCAAGCAGTATCTAATTGGGAACGTGGGAAAAGTTATCCGGATATCTCTAACATTATTATGATTTCAGATTTATACAGTATTTCATTGGACGAGCTGATTAGAGAAGATAAAAATTATAAAGACATATTACTTGAAAAGAAAGTATCAGGTATCGCGGATGCTATCCTTAATATTATTTTCTTATTGTGCGCCGTCATGTTATTAATTTATATGATGGTTGAAAACAAGCTCACCTCAGATAATTCTTTTTATATCATTCTGACAATCTTGGTTATCATCCATACCAGCGTTGATTTATTAAAATTGCTACCAAAAAAAAGCGTGTAG